In Leishmania major strain Friedlin complete genome, chromosome 34, the following proteins share a genomic window:
- a CDS encoding mitochondrial carrier protein-like protein produces MIKADGGWKAFWRGNTINCFKAGPEFAIVFSIRRYLSSLYEDCVERERVRKKILLARWKAMDERNDSISCRAQKTRDFMKVRTEEPRTCTGAMGVPSIVDDTHSSYRAVHGTLVSPVSSAASVTPMLTSDEVRQRERAISVEASILTPPFHRLGCISTVPQLAVNCTIGALAGLGAQGILYPLEVVKTRVVVSRSHEYKGGVAEIVRVAYHKGGVMEFYRGFVPNMIGIVVYRGLEMGLYSSAQQSIMMYRMQVKKMKRHEASLNSAEVGVVGMFSSTVAQTVSYPLNVIRTRLQTQGTNGRAKKYSGMVDCMVKMIRNKGVTSLFSGLTANYLKAVPASACTFVVFEYAQRLLVDDD; encoded by the coding sequence ATGATCAAGGCGGACGGTGGCTGGAAGGCGTTTTGGCGCGGCAACACGATCAACTGCTTTAAGGCAGGGCCCGAGTTTGCCATTGTCTTTTCCATTCGCCGCTACCTCTCCTCGCTGTATGAGGATTGCGTCGAACGGGAAAGGGTGCGCAAGAAGATCTTGTTAGCGCGGTGGAAAGCAATGGATGAGCGCAACGACTCCATCAGCTGCCGTGCGCAGAAGACGCGTGACTTCATGAAAGTGAGGACGGAAGAGCCGAGAACTTGCACTGGGGCAATGGGGGTCCCGAGCATCGTCGATGACACACATAGCAGTTATCGCGCCGTTCATGGAACACTTGTTTCACCTGTATCCTCAGCGGCATCCGTCACTCCGATGCTGACAAGCGAcgaggtgcggcagcgggagcgcgCTATCTCGGTGGAGGCGTCAATCCTCACCCCTCCCTTTCACCGACTGGGGTGCATCTCTACAGTGCCACAACTCGCTGTGAACTGCACAATCGGTGCCCTCGCTGGCCTTGGCGCGCAAGGCATTCTATACCCACTCGAGGTGGTCAAGACGCGTGTTGTGGTGTCGAGGAGCCACGAGTACAAAGGTGGTGTGGCCGAGATTGTGCGCGTTGCCTACCACAAGGGTGGCGTAATGGAGTTCTACCGTGGTTTCGTGCCGAACATGATCGGTATCGTTGTCTACCGAGGGCTGGAAATGGGCCTCTACTCCAGCGCGCAGCAGTCCATCATGATGTATCGAATGCAGGTGAAGAAGATGAAGCGGCACGAGGCAAGCTTGAATTCGGCCGAAGTCGGCGTGGTTGGGATGTTCTCCTCCACGGTGGCGCAGACAGTGTCGTACCCGTTGAATGTGATACGAACGCGACTGCAGACCCAGGGCACCAACGGGCGCGCAAAGAAGTACAGCGGGATGGTAGACTGCATGGTAAAGATGATTCGCAACAAAGGTGTGACGTCACTGTTCAGCGGACTTACCGCGAACTACCTGAAAGCGGTGCCGGCGAGCGCCTGCACATTCGTCGTCTTCGAATATGCGCAGCGACTGCTCGTCGATGATGATTGA